In Artemia franciscana chromosome 4, ASM3288406v1, whole genome shotgun sequence, a single window of DNA contains:
- the LOC136025678 gene encoding DNA-directed RNA polymerase, mitochondrial-like: protein MERPNSVKQKNAFAPNFVHSLDSCHMMMTSLFCQRAGISFASVHDCFWTHPCSVEVMNKICRDSFVDLHSQPILENLSSFFEKTYGKPFEHLVEKYGSVDSRKLEVFSHVPPRGDFDLEEVKKSTCFFS from the exons ATGGAGAGGCCTAACTCTGTTAAGCAGAAGAATGCATTTGCTCCAAATTTCGTCCATTCATTAGACTCTTGTCATATGATGATGACGTCGTTGTTTTGTCAACGAGCGGGAATATCATTTGCTTCAGTTCATGATTGTTTCTGGACTCATCCATGCTCAGTTGAAGTCATGAATAAG ATATGTCGGGATTCTTTTGTTGATCTTCATTCACAGCCCATTTTGGAGAATCTGTCTAGCTTTTTTGAGAAGACCTACGGAAAACCATTTGAGCATCTTGTTGAGAAGTATGGCAGTGTTGATTCAAGAAAATTGGAAGTGTTTTCACATGTGCCTCCGCGAGGAGATTTTGATCTCgaagaagttaaaaaatcaacatgctTCTTTAGCTGA